A genomic region of Roseateles amylovorans contains the following coding sequences:
- a CDS encoding efflux RND transporter permease subunit: protein MNLSKFFIDRPIFAGVLSVLIFVSGLLALRVLPISEYPEVVPPQVVVRAQYPGANPKVIAEAVATPLEEAINGVEGMLYMGSQATTDGLMTLTVTFKLGTDPDKAQQLVQNRVSQAEPRLPEEVRRLGLTTVKSSPDLTMVVHLLSPNDRYDMTYLRNYAVLNVKDRLARIQGVGQVQLFGSGDYSMRVWLDPQKVAERGLSASDVVQAIREQNVQAAAGVVGASPGLTGIDLQLPINAQGRLNNEEEFGDIIVKTGTNGQVTRLRDLGRIELGAAEYALRSLLDNKSAVAIPIFQAPGSNAIEISDNVRATMAELKKSMPEGVNYEIVYDPTQFVRASIESVVHTLLEAVALVVLVVILFLQTWRASIIPLLAVPVSIIGTFAVMHLFGFSINALSLFGLVLAIGIVVDDAIVVVENVERNIEAGLNPRDATYRAMKEVSGPIIAIALVLVAVFVPLAFISGLTGQFYKQFALTIAISTVISAVNSLTLSPALAAMLLKGHDAPKDWLTRVMDKLLGRFFGGFNRLFNRGAKAYSGGVTKAISRKIVMLVLYAGLIAVTVGLFKAVPSGFVPAQDKQYLIGFAQLPDGATLDRTEDVIRRMSDITLKTPGVANAVAFPGLSINGFTNSANSGIVFATLKSFDERTGKGLSAGEIAASLNQQYGAIQDAFVVMFPPPPVNGLGTTGGFKFQLEDRGGLGYEALDAAVKAFMAKASKAPELAGLFSSYQVNVPQLYADLDRTKARQLGVAVTDVFDTMQIYLGSLYVNDFNKFGRTYTVRVQADAAFRARAEDVGLLKVRSATGEMVPLSALMKVEPSFGPERAMRYNGFLSADINGGAAPGYSTGQAQDAIARIAAETLPPGISYEWTELTYQEILAGNSALWVFPLAILLVFLVLAAQYESLALPISIILIVPMGLLAAMTGVWISHGDNNVFTQIGLIVLVGLSAKNAILIVEFARELEFAGRTPLQAAIEASRLRLRPILMTSMAFVMGVLPLVLAKGAGAEMRNAMGVAVFAGMIGVTAFGLFLTPVFYVLLRRLSGNKPLKQHGETPHLEAFAQPEQGAGHDFGNHGGGAGGNGAHGDQGGHGGGGDARPHPAAPRRDHE from the coding sequence ATGAATCTTTCCAAATTCTTCATCGACCGCCCGATCTTCGCGGGTGTGTTGTCGGTGCTGATCTTCGTCTCCGGCCTGCTCGCGCTGCGGGTGCTGCCGATCTCCGAATATCCGGAGGTCGTCCCGCCGCAGGTGGTGGTCCGCGCCCAGTATCCCGGCGCCAACCCCAAGGTGATCGCCGAAGCGGTGGCCACGCCGCTGGAAGAGGCCATCAACGGCGTCGAAGGCATGCTCTACATGGGCAGCCAGGCGACCACCGACGGCCTCATGACGCTGACCGTCACCTTCAAGCTGGGCACCGACCCGGACAAGGCCCAGCAACTGGTGCAGAACCGCGTCTCGCAGGCCGAACCACGCCTGCCGGAAGAGGTGCGTCGCCTGGGCCTGACCACGGTCAAGAGCAGCCCCGACCTGACCATGGTCGTTCACTTGCTGTCGCCCAATGACCGCTACGACATGACCTACCTGCGCAACTACGCGGTGCTCAATGTCAAGGACCGCCTGGCGCGGATCCAGGGCGTCGGCCAGGTGCAGCTGTTCGGCTCGGGCGACTACTCAATGCGCGTCTGGCTGGACCCGCAGAAGGTGGCCGAGCGTGGCCTCTCGGCCAGCGATGTGGTGCAGGCCATCCGCGAGCAGAACGTGCAGGCCGCCGCCGGCGTGGTGGGCGCGTCGCCGGGCCTGACCGGCATTGATCTGCAGCTGCCGATCAACGCCCAGGGCCGCCTCAACAACGAGGAAGAGTTCGGCGACATCATCGTCAAGACCGGCACCAACGGCCAGGTCACCCGCCTGCGCGACCTGGGCCGGATCGAACTCGGCGCCGCCGAATATGCGCTGCGTTCGCTGCTGGACAACAAGTCCGCGGTGGCGATCCCGATCTTCCAGGCGCCCGGCTCCAATGCGATCGAGATCTCCGACAACGTGCGCGCCACGATGGCGGAGTTGAAGAAGTCGATGCCCGAAGGCGTCAACTACGAGATCGTCTACGACCCGACGCAGTTCGTGCGTGCCTCGATCGAATCGGTGGTGCACACCCTGCTCGAAGCCGTGGCGCTGGTGGTGCTGGTGGTGATCCTGTTCCTGCAGACCTGGCGTGCCTCGATCATCCCGTTGCTGGCCGTGCCGGTGTCGATCATCGGTACCTTCGCGGTGATGCATCTGTTCGGCTTCTCGATCAACGCGCTGTCGCTGTTCGGCCTGGTGCTGGCCATCGGCATCGTGGTGGACGATGCGATCGTGGTGGTTGAGAACGTCGAGCGCAACATCGAGGCGGGCCTGAACCCGCGTGACGCGACCTACCGCGCGATGAAGGAGGTCTCCGGACCGATCATTGCGATCGCCCTGGTGCTGGTGGCGGTGTTCGTGCCGCTGGCTTTCATCAGCGGCCTGACCGGCCAGTTCTACAAGCAGTTTGCGCTGACGATTGCGATCTCCACCGTGATCTCGGCCGTCAACTCGCTGACGCTGTCCCCCGCGCTCGCGGCGATGCTGCTCAAGGGCCATGATGCGCCCAAGGACTGGCTGACCCGGGTGATGGACAAGCTGCTGGGCCGCTTCTTCGGCGGCTTCAACCGGCTGTTCAACCGAGGCGCCAAGGCCTACAGCGGCGGCGTGACCAAGGCGATCTCCCGCAAGATCGTGATGCTGGTGCTGTATGCGGGCCTGATCGCGGTGACGGTGGGCCTGTTCAAGGCGGTGCCCAGCGGCTTCGTGCCGGCGCAGGACAAGCAGTACCTGATCGGCTTCGCCCAGCTGCCGGACGGCGCCACGCTGGACCGCACCGAGGACGTGATCCGCCGCATGAGCGACATCACGCTGAAGACGCCGGGCGTGGCCAATGCGGTGGCCTTCCCGGGCCTGTCGATCAACGGTTTCACCAACAGCGCCAATTCGGGCATCGTCTTCGCCACGCTGAAGTCCTTCGACGAACGCACTGGCAAGGGCCTGTCCGCCGGCGAGATCGCCGCCAGCCTGAACCAGCAGTACGGCGCCATCCAGGACGCCTTCGTGGTGATGTTCCCGCCGCCGCCGGTCAATGGCCTGGGCACGACGGGTGGCTTCAAGTTCCAGCTGGAAGATCGCGGCGGCCTGGGCTATGAGGCGCTGGATGCAGCGGTCAAGGCCTTCATGGCCAAGGCCTCGAAGGCGCCCGAGCTGGCGGGTCTGTTCTCCAGCTATCAGGTGAACGTGCCGCAGCTGTATGCCGACCTGGACCGCACCAAGGCCCGCCAATTGGGCGTGGCGGTGACGGACGTGTTCGACACCATGCAGATCTACCTTGGCAGCCTGTATGTGAACGACTTCAACAAGTTCGGCCGCACCTACACCGTGCGGGTCCAGGCGGATGCGGCCTTCCGTGCCCGTGCCGAGGACGTCGGCCTGCTGAAGGTGCGCTCGGCCACCGGCGAGATGGTGCCGCTGTCCGCGCTGATGAAGGTCGAGCCCAGCTTCGGCCCCGAGCGTGCGATGCGTTACAACGGCTTCCTGTCTGCCGACATCAACGGCGGCGCCGCCCCCGGCTACTCGACCGGCCAGGCGCAGGACGCGATCGCCCGCATCGCGGCGGAGACCCTGCCGCCCGGCATCAGCTATGAATGGACCGAGCTGACCTATCAGGAAATCCTGGCCGGCAACTCTGCGCTGTGGGTGTTCCCGCTGGCCATCCTGCTGGTGTTCCTGGTGCTGGCCGCGCAATATGAAAGCCTGGCACTGCCGATCTCGATCATCCTGATCGTGCCGATGGGCCTGCTCGCCGCGATGACCGGCGTGTGGATCAGCCACGGGGACAACAACGTCTTCACCCAGATCGGGCTGATCGTGCTGGTGGGCTTGAGTGCGAAGAACGCGATCCTGATCGTGGAGTTCGCCCGCGAGCTGGAGTTTGCCGGCCGCACCCCGCTGCAGGCGGCGATCGAAGCGAGCCGTCTGCGTCTGCGCCCGATCCTGATGACCTCGATGGCCTTCGTGATGGGCGTGCTCCCCCTGGTGCTGGCCAAGGGCGCCGGTGCGGAGATGCGCAATGCGATGGGCGTGGCGGTGTTCGCTGGAATGATCGGCGTGACGGCTTTCGGCCTGTTCCTGACGCCGGTGTTCTATGTGCTGCTGCGTCGCCTCTCCGGCAACAAGCCGCTGAAGCAGCATGGCGAGACCCCGCACCTCGAGGCATTCGCCCAACCGGAGCAAGGCGCCGGACATGACTTCGGCAATCACGGTGGTGGCGCCGGCGGCAATGGCGCGCATGGCGACCAGGGTGGTCACGGCGGCGGCGGTGATGCGCGGCCCCATCCGGCAGCGCCCCGTCGCGACCATGAATGA